The Pseudoalteromonas translucida KMM 520 genome has a window encoding:
- a CDS encoding YggN family protein has translation MAFLSRSILALSVALLSNNVFAQKQCDVELRHGLIITDDIIRIVDKGQTRVQINNNNQLFIRGYWIDLSDDESKVLEQFSSGIRQTVPELVNLATDGVNLGLSAIEHVVEGMTDKESEVLKTQLKYVERALMDKFKRGDDFFFIAPQSLSKIDDFFTKDISKKIHSAVHGSLGAILMSLGDAFKSREGNIEDRMNDMSQRMDIISSEIDKSLQEKARQLELKAAEYCECLNALDVTESRLQAIVPGMVSFDLVQIKS, from the coding sequence ATGGCGTTTTTATCTCGTTCGATATTGGCGTTGTCTGTAGCACTTTTAAGCAATAACGTATTTGCGCAAAAACAGTGTGATGTTGAGCTTCGTCACGGTTTAATCATTACTGATGATATTATTCGCATTGTTGATAAAGGCCAAACCCGCGTACAAATTAATAATAATAATCAATTGTTTATCCGTGGCTATTGGATTGACTTAAGTGATGACGAAAGTAAAGTACTTGAGCAGTTTAGCAGCGGTATTCGTCAAACTGTTCCCGAGCTCGTTAACTTAGCCACCGATGGCGTGAATTTAGGGCTCAGTGCAATTGAGCATGTTGTTGAAGGCATGACAGATAAAGAATCAGAAGTGCTTAAAACGCAATTAAAATACGTTGAACGCGCGTTAATGGATAAGTTTAAACGCGGCGATGATTTTTTCTTTATTGCTCCGCAATCACTTTCCAAAATAGACGACTTTTTTACTAAAGACATTAGCAAAAAAATTCACTCAGCAGTGCATGGCTCCCTCGGGGCTATTTTAATGTCGTTAGGCGATGCATTTAAATCGCGCGAAGGTAATATCGAAGATCGAATGAACGACATGAGTCAACGCATGGATATTATTTCATCAGAAATAGATAAATCACTTCAAGAAAAAGCCCGCCAACTCGAACTAAAAGCCGCAGAATACTGCGAATGTTTAAACGCCCTTGATGTGACCGAATCCCGCCTTCAGGCCATAGTCCCTGGCATGGTGAGCTTTGACTTAGTGCAAATAAAGTCTTAA
- a CDS encoding zinc-dependent metalloprotease, protein MQKIKLLGYILFTVLLTMITQAHAAIKSIDEFTGKMNHFPGYFSFFYDTENGKVYLKVDKLEQQFLLQQSLPNGLGSNDIGLDRGQLGNTHLVQFERFGDKVMLRAVNTYYRANTSNKAEQQSINEAFASSILAGFKVVAQNKRALLIDYTPYLLSDVHGVNRTLAATKQGNFNLDESRSAVYMGRSKAFINNTELEAVLTFAGTKPGKFVREISPDAYSLTVHMHHSLIKLPDDNYTPRNFHPQSGFWSIEHKNYAAALGESMYVRYIPRHRLTKKDPNLPISDPIEPIVYYLDPGVPEPVKSALLEGAQWWDEAFSAAGYKNAFIIKVLPTNADPMDIRYNVVQWVHRATRGWSYGSSVIDPRTGEIIKGHVTLGSLRVRQDILIAEALAAPYLNGNEIAKTLQAMALDRIRQLSAHEIGHTLGISHNFAASVGDRASVMDYPHPLLSFDDQGKLDVSRGYATGMGVWDTQVIKYGYSDFTNQNEAAALAAILKENNTKGLEFISDNDARAAGGAHPTAHLWDNGAAPSEELLRVLEVRKQALAQFGIHNIKTGEALSQLEEKLVPLYLFHRYQVEAVAKLIAGINYEYEVRGDKPVKGAQVVAKQTQQQAVKAILTTLEGSNLVLPESILALIPPKAYGESRTRESIVGRTGLTLDAMALPEVAVQHSLSLLLNAQRLNRLAQQQARSDDFYSLDELLLQFYKQVFVALPSNNMVAKITQRVQYLSAKTMAELVASDNVSPEVQAQLHYYLTKLKDDFEQNSLLSNTSIGESAFKQYLAEQVNQFLTTGSWPDNFKALPIPPGSPI, encoded by the coding sequence ATGCAAAAAATAAAACTACTAGGTTACATTCTCTTTACTGTGTTGCTCACTATGATAACTCAAGCGCACGCAGCAATTAAGTCTATTGATGAATTTACTGGAAAGATGAATCATTTTCCGGGATATTTTTCATTTTTTTACGATACAGAAAACGGCAAGGTTTATTTAAAAGTAGATAAACTAGAGCAACAATTTTTGCTACAGCAAAGTTTGCCAAATGGCTTGGGCTCTAACGATATAGGGCTTGATAGAGGGCAGCTTGGTAATACACACTTAGTGCAATTTGAGCGCTTTGGCGACAAAGTAATGCTACGCGCTGTAAATACTTACTATCGCGCAAATACTAGTAATAAAGCTGAGCAGCAAAGTATTAATGAAGCGTTTGCATCAAGCATATTAGCGGGCTTTAAAGTGGTTGCGCAAAATAAGCGGGCGCTATTAATCGATTACACCCCGTATTTACTTAGCGATGTACACGGTGTAAATCGTACCCTGGCTGCGACTAAACAAGGTAACTTTAATCTAGACGAATCGCGTAGTGCAGTTTATATGGGCCGCTCTAAAGCATTTATTAATAATACAGAGCTTGAAGCCGTACTTACCTTTGCCGGTACTAAACCGGGTAAGTTTGTGCGCGAAATAAGCCCTGACGCCTATTCGTTAACGGTGCATATGCACCATTCATTGATTAAATTACCAGACGATAACTACACCCCGCGCAACTTCCATCCGCAATCGGGTTTTTGGAGTATTGAGCATAAAAACTATGCTGCAGCACTTGGTGAGTCTATGTATGTGCGATATATACCACGTCATCGCTTAACTAAAAAAGATCCGAATTTACCTATTAGCGACCCTATTGAGCCGATTGTTTATTACCTTGATCCTGGGGTGCCAGAGCCTGTAAAAAGTGCATTGCTTGAAGGTGCACAGTGGTGGGATGAAGCGTTTAGTGCCGCGGGTTATAAAAATGCATTTATAATAAAAGTACTACCAACAAACGCAGACCCTATGGATATTCGCTATAACGTAGTGCAATGGGTGCATCGTGCTACTCGTGGTTGGTCGTATGGCAGTTCGGTAATTGATCCGCGTACCGGCGAAATTATAAAAGGTCATGTAACGCTTGGCTCACTGCGCGTACGCCAAGATATTTTAATTGCAGAAGCGCTGGCTGCGCCTTATTTAAACGGCAATGAAATAGCAAAAACACTACAAGCCATGGCACTTGATCGTATCAGGCAGCTAAGTGCCCACGAAATTGGGCACACTTTAGGTATTTCTCATAACTTTGCCGCCTCTGTAGGCGATAGAGCCTCGGTAATGGATTATCCGCATCCACTGCTTAGCTTTGATGATCAAGGCAAGCTTGATGTGTCACGCGGTTATGCTACGGGTATGGGCGTGTGGGATACACAAGTTATTAAATACGGCTACAGCGACTTTACTAATCAAAACGAAGCAGCAGCATTGGCGGCTATTTTAAAAGAAAACAACACAAAAGGGCTCGAGTTCATATCTGATAACGACGCCCGTGCTGCCGGTGGTGCACATCCAACAGCTCATTTGTGGGATAACGGCGCAGCACCAAGCGAAGAGCTATTAAGAGTACTAGAAGTGCGTAAGCAAGCACTCGCACAATTTGGTATTCATAATATAAAAACGGGTGAGGCGTTATCGCAATTAGAAGAAAAACTAGTGCCTTTGTATTTATTTCACCGTTACCAAGTAGAGGCGGTGGCTAAACTAATCGCAGGGATAAATTACGAGTACGAAGTACGTGGTGATAAACCTGTAAAAGGCGCGCAAGTAGTTGCTAAGCAAACGCAACAACAGGCGGTTAAAGCTATTTTAACCACTCTAGAGGGCAGTAATTTAGTGTTGCCAGAGTCGATACTCGCACTTATTCCGCCAAAAGCGTATGGCGAGTCTAGAACGCGTGAAAGTATAGTGGGGCGCACTGGTTTAACCCTTGATGCTATGGCGCTACCTGAAGTTGCGGTGCAGCATAGCTTATCGTTATTACTAAATGCACAGCGTTTAAATCGCCTTGCGCAACAACAAGCGCGCAGTGATGATTTTTACAGTTTAGATGAGCTACTTTTACAGTTTTATAAGCAGGTTTTTGTGGCATTGCCGTCAAATAACATGGTGGCAAAGATCACTCAACGAGTGCAATATTTAAGTGCTAAAACAATGGCTGAACTAGTGGCCAGCGATAACGTAAGCCCAGAAGTGCAAGCACAACTGCATTACTATTTAACTAAGCTAAAAGACGACTTTGAACAAAATTCATTGCTAAGCAACACCAGTATAGGTGAAAGCGCGTTTAAACAATATTTAGCCGAACAAGTTAATCAGTTTTTAACCACCGGTAGCTGGCCAGATAACTTTAAAGCATTGCCAATCCCGCCAGGTTCGCCAATTTAA